From Melanotaenia boesemani isolate fMelBoe1 chromosome 12, fMelBoe1.pri, whole genome shotgun sequence, a single genomic window includes:
- the si:ch211-269e2.1 gene encoding cohesin subunit SA-2 isoform X1, with translation MIPEPSASAASRSTEQNTNSHVEATSSGAVNHSEDDSGNENRQKNVRRRKRAHKFLENVTRKRAKASCSSATRAGGRHGKQKQVEAVTLFEVITMGKNAMQVVIDDWIEAYVTDRDSSLLDLISFFIQCSGCKGVVTAEMCQSKEDSEITSKMVEELDEAAGLQYKKFLAFPWILTVTWPLDTDSAEYPLVQSGAYGRWFHSEFCDFVSVLVAQGQDSVIFDSYLMNTLISLLTELSDSYVRAFRHTCTLAAVKLLSSLVGVALSLSVGIENSQKLYDVQRAKTARQKSTQHLERIQKKITESQERRAEIESMLDVIFKAVFLKRYRDVLPEIRSICMEELGLWMKLYSSVFLNDSYLKYMGWMMNDKIPDVRLKCVLGLQGLYADPLLLPKLDLFTTRFKERMISMTLDKDSEVAVQTMKLLVLVSKSSDDVLTPEDYKQLLQLVYSSQRPLAATAGELLFSRLLHAVVPASDSQDETNEEEAHRQQTFARLKALLQFYQESELHKHVVYLVDSLWDCGGALLKDWPTVTSALLQDPSPNRQGFTPAEQAVLVEILVASARQASEGPVLAGRSGAKKCVLQVMNAREKKTQTDDCLKLTEHLLTMLPKLLSKFSSSGDIVAALIRIPQYFLPECPEAENTQVVSSLMAEMAAVLDLHSGPAVLEAAARTYLSLCAEGAAWSSAARAARDSLVQRWVGQLTELLEDSLRGGSFSADEEKLKEIVAMLKKLRAFHNCHDLSQWSVFDLLSPLLSVESSQGGAPPEVLEEVLQCLSFIMLWSLNTSSETLTSREKAVAQRLQLRLFCERSHHCLSHCNHSVRIQAFLGVCDVLTAHSYQLHMWDPTCFGPLLYTPSPKLQRALLAFVCSHVFAGLDCDSQSKVSENSEVDRLEDLHRRRNMLAAFCKLIVHGVLEMSTAAEVFMYYMKYYSDFGDIIKETMCRTRQIDKIESARSLVLCLQQLFVRLKREQDSGGRAHPGVQTFTSIKELARRFALTFGDVVKFRECVVMIHRNGIEFVFQEFNQSPGTTTPPYLSYLTILSEFSSKLLKPDKKTVLSYLQKHTAEYIIDLREECWQPLIYYRASLLAAAEAEDAVSYVSSDRRPNLHNRSPFSKQKPEVSKSPCPFSPVDSKVSKGHRLGTSPSHQEKMGDADPFSVPLEPPAKSLNTEGSVLSITNEPDDGTVEVEL, from the exons ATGATACCAGAGCCCTCAGCTTCAGCTGCATCCAGGTCCACAGAGCAGAA TACAAACTCTCACGTGGAGGCAACTTCCTCTGGGGCTGTCAATCACTCAGAGGATGATTCAGGGaatgaaaacagacagaaaaatgtg AGACGCAGGAAAAGGGCGCACAAATTCTTGGAGAATGTCACACGCAAAAGAGCCAAAGCCAGCTGCAGCAGTGCGACCAGAGCAGGGGGCCGACATGGTAaacagaagcaggtggaggccGTCACTTTGTTTGAGGTGATCACCATGGGCAAGAATGCCATGCAG GTGGTAATAGATGACTGGATCGAGGCCTATGTCACTGACAGAGACTCTTCTCTCCTCGACCTCATCAGCTTCTTCATCCAGTGCTCCGGGTGCAAAG gtGTGGTCACAGCAGAAATGTGTCAGAGCAAAGAAGACAGTGAAATCACGAGTAAGATGGTTGAGGAGCTGGATGAG GCTGCTGGTCTGCAGTATAAGAAGTTTCTGGCTTTTCCATGGATCCTCACAGTCACATGGCCTCTGGATACA GATAGTGCGGAGTATCCTCTCGTGCAGTCCGGAGCGTATGGCCGCTGGtttcactctgagttctgtgACTTCGTCTCGGTGCTGGTGGCTCAGGGTCAGGACAGCGTCATCTTCGACAGCTACCTGATGAACACCCTCATCTCGCTGCTTACCGAGCTGTCAGACTCGTACGTCCGAGCATTCAGACACACCTGCACGCTTGCAG CGGTGAAGCTGCTGAGCTCTCTGGTGGGTGTGGCTCTCAGTCTGAGCGTTGGGATTGAAAACAGTCAGAAACTGTATGATGTGCAAAGGGCAAAGACGGCGAGACAAAAAAGCACACAACATCTGGAGAGGATACAGAAGAAGATCACAGAG TCGCAGGAGAGGCGGGCAGAGATTGAAAGCATGTTGGatgtcatttttaaagcagtttttctGAAGCGATATCG TGATGTTCTCCCAGAAATTCGCTCTATCTGTATGGAGGAGTTGGGTTTGTGGATGAAGCTCTACAGTTCTGTGTTTCTTAATGATAGTTACCTCAAATATATGGGCTGGATGATGAACGACAAG ATACCAGATGTGCGTCTCAAGTGTGTGTTAGGTCTGCAGGGCCTGTATGCAGATCCCCTACTGCTGCCTAAACTTGATCTGTTCACCACTCGCTTCAAG GAGCGGATGATCTCCATGACGCTGGATAAGGACAGTGAGGTGGCGGTGCAAACCATGAAACTACTGGTACTTGTTTCCAa ATCATCTGATGATGTGCTCACTCCAGAGGATTATAAGCAGCTTCTCCAGCTAGTTTACTCCTCCCAGCGCCCTCTTGCGGCCACTGCAGGAGAGCTGCTCTTCTCAAG GCTTCTCCATGCCGTAGTCCCTGCATCTGATTCTCAGGATGAAACGAATGAAGAGGAAGCACACAGACAACAAACATTTGCCAGGCTGAAAGCTCTGCTGCAGTTCTATCAGGAGTCtgag TTGCACAAGCACGTCGTGTACCTGGTGGACAGTCTGTGGGACTGTGGTGGAGCTCTGCTGAAGGATTGGCCCACAGTCACATCTGCACTGCTGCAGGACCCCTCCCCAAACAGACAAG gTTTTACACCCGCTGAACAAGCAGTGCTTGTGGAGATCCTGGTTGCGTCTGCACGTCAGGCCTCAGAGGGACCGGTGCTGGCCGGGAGGAGCGGAGCAAAGAAG TGTGTGTTACAGGTGATGAAtgcaagagaaaagaaaactcagACAGATGACTGTCTTAAGCTCACTGAGCATCTTCTTACGATGCTTCCCAAGTTACTCTCTAAG TTTTCATCTAGCGGGGACATCGTTGCCGCCCTGATCAGGATTCCTCAGTACTTTCTGCCTGAGTGTCCAGAAGCTGAAAACACGCAG GTAGTTTCCAGCCTGATGGCGGAGATGGCTGCTGTTTTGGACCTCCACTCGGGCCCTGCAGTCCTGGAAGCAGCGGCCCGAACATACCTCAGTCTGTGTGCAGAAGGGGCAGCCTGGAGCTCTGCAGCCAGAGCCGCCAGAGACTCTCTGGTCCAGCGATGGGTGGGCCAGCTGACAGAACTGCTGGAGGACTCGCTCAGG GGCGGCAGTTTCTCTGCTGATGAGGAGAAGCTCAAAGAAATCGTAGCAATGCTGAAGAAACTCAGAGCTTTTCACAA CTGTCATGACCTCAGTCAGTGGAGTGTGTTTGATCTGCTGTCTCCTCTGCTGTCAGTGGAGAGCAGCCAGGGAGGAGCGCCGCCCGAG GTGCTGGAGGAGGTGCTGCAGTGCTTGTCCTTCATCATGCTCTGGTCTCTCAACACGAGCAGTGAAACTCTAACCAGCAGA gagAAGGCTGTGGCCCAGAGGCTCCAGCTGCGTCTCTTCTGTGAGAGGAGTCATCACTGCCTTTCCCACTGCAACCACAGCGTGAGGATTCAG GCTTTTCTGGGCGTGTGTGACGTCCTGACAGCTCATTCGTACCAGCTGCACATGTGGGATCCCACCTGCTTTGGTCCACTGCTGTACACACCCAGTCCCAAACTGCAGAGGGCACTGTTGGCCTTTGTATGCTCGCACGTCTTTGCTGGCCTGGATTGTGACAGCCAGAGCAAGG TCAGTGAAAACTCTGAGGTGGACAGGCTGGAGGACCttcacagaagaagaaatatgCTCGCAGCCTTCTGTAAGCTGATCGTACACGGAGTGCTGGAGATGAGCACGGCAGCTGAGGTCTTCATGTACTACATGAAG TATTACAGTGACTTTGGAGACATCATCAAGGAGACAATGTGCAGGACACGGCAGATAGATAAAATCGAGAGTGCTCGTTCTCTGGTGCTCTGTTTGCAGCAG CTGTTTGTGCGCCTTAAGCGTGAGCAAGATAGCGGTGGCAGGGCTCACCCAGGAGTCCAGACTTTCACCAGCATTAAAGAGCTGGCCAGGCGATTTGCTCTCACTTTTGGGGACGTTGTCAAGTTTCGTGAATGCGTTGTCATGATACACAG GAATGGCATAGAGTTTGTGTTCCAAGAATTTAATCAGTCTCCAGGCACAACTACACCACCGTATCTCTCCTATCTGACCATCCTCAGCGAGTTCTCCAGCAAACTGCTTAAACCAGACAAGAAGACAGT GCTCTCCTATCTGCAGAAGCACACTGCTGAATATATAATTGACCTCAGGGAGGAGTGCTGGCAGCCACTTATCTATTATCGTGCATCTTTACTGGCTGCAGCTGAAGCAGAAGATGCTGTATCATACGTTAGCTCAGACAGGAGGCCCAATCTACACAATCGCTCTCCTTTCTCCAAACAGAAACCAGAAG TGAGCAAGTCACCGTGTCCATTTAGTCCGGTTGACTCCAAAGTTAGTAAAGGTCATAGACTGGGTACCAGTCCAAG TCATCAGGAGAAGATGGGTGATGCAGATCCATTCTCTGTCCCCCTGGAGCCTCCAGCGAAAAGCCTCAACACTGAAGGATCTGTCCTCAGTATCACCAACGAGCCAGATGATGGCACGGTGGAGGTTGAGCTTTAA
- the si:ch211-269e2.1 gene encoding cohesin subunit SA-2 isoform X2 translates to MIPEPSASAASRSTEQNTNSHVEATSSGAVNHSEDDSGNENRQKNVRRRKRAHKFLENVTRKRAKASCSSATRAGGRHGKQKQVEAVTLFEVITMGKNAMQVVIDDWIEAYVTDRDSSLLDLISFFIQCSGCKGVVTAEMCQSKEDSEITSKMVEELDEAAGLQYKKFLAFPWILTVTWPLDTDSAEYPLVQSGAYGRWFHSEFCDFVSVLVAQGQDSVIFDSYLMNTLISLLTELSDSYVRAFRHTCTLAAVKLLSSLVGVALSLSVGIENSQKLYDVQRAKTARQKSTQHLERIQKKITESQERRAEIESMLDVIFKAVFLKRYRDVLPEIRSICMEELGLWMKLYSSVFLNDSYLKYMGWMMNDKIPDVRLKCVLGLQGLYADPLLLPKLDLFTTRFKERMISMTLDKDSEVAVQTMKLLVLVSKSSDDVLTPEDYKQLLQLVYSSQRPLAATAGELLFSRLLHAVVPASDSQDETNEEEAHRQQTFARLKALLQFYQESELHKHVVYLVDSLWDCGGALLKDWPTVTSALLQDPSPNRQGFTPAEQAVLVEILVASARQASEGPVLAGRSGAKKVMNAREKKTQTDDCLKLTEHLLTMLPKLLSKFSSSGDIVAALIRIPQYFLPECPEAENTQVVSSLMAEMAAVLDLHSGPAVLEAAARTYLSLCAEGAAWSSAARAARDSLVQRWVGQLTELLEDSLRGGSFSADEEKLKEIVAMLKKLRAFHNCHDLSQWSVFDLLSPLLSVESSQGGAPPEVLEEVLQCLSFIMLWSLNTSSETLTSREKAVAQRLQLRLFCERSHHCLSHCNHSVRIQAFLGVCDVLTAHSYQLHMWDPTCFGPLLYTPSPKLQRALLAFVCSHVFAGLDCDSQSKVSENSEVDRLEDLHRRRNMLAAFCKLIVHGVLEMSTAAEVFMYYMKYYSDFGDIIKETMCRTRQIDKIESARSLVLCLQQLFVRLKREQDSGGRAHPGVQTFTSIKELARRFALTFGDVVKFRECVVMIHRNGIEFVFQEFNQSPGTTTPPYLSYLTILSEFSSKLLKPDKKTVLSYLQKHTAEYIIDLREECWQPLIYYRASLLAAAEAEDAVSYVSSDRRPNLHNRSPFSKQKPEVSKSPCPFSPVDSKVSKGHRLGTSPSHQEKMGDADPFSVPLEPPAKSLNTEGSVLSITNEPDDGTVEVEL, encoded by the exons ATGATACCAGAGCCCTCAGCTTCAGCTGCATCCAGGTCCACAGAGCAGAA TACAAACTCTCACGTGGAGGCAACTTCCTCTGGGGCTGTCAATCACTCAGAGGATGATTCAGGGaatgaaaacagacagaaaaatgtg AGACGCAGGAAAAGGGCGCACAAATTCTTGGAGAATGTCACACGCAAAAGAGCCAAAGCCAGCTGCAGCAGTGCGACCAGAGCAGGGGGCCGACATGGTAaacagaagcaggtggaggccGTCACTTTGTTTGAGGTGATCACCATGGGCAAGAATGCCATGCAG GTGGTAATAGATGACTGGATCGAGGCCTATGTCACTGACAGAGACTCTTCTCTCCTCGACCTCATCAGCTTCTTCATCCAGTGCTCCGGGTGCAAAG gtGTGGTCACAGCAGAAATGTGTCAGAGCAAAGAAGACAGTGAAATCACGAGTAAGATGGTTGAGGAGCTGGATGAG GCTGCTGGTCTGCAGTATAAGAAGTTTCTGGCTTTTCCATGGATCCTCACAGTCACATGGCCTCTGGATACA GATAGTGCGGAGTATCCTCTCGTGCAGTCCGGAGCGTATGGCCGCTGGtttcactctgagttctgtgACTTCGTCTCGGTGCTGGTGGCTCAGGGTCAGGACAGCGTCATCTTCGACAGCTACCTGATGAACACCCTCATCTCGCTGCTTACCGAGCTGTCAGACTCGTACGTCCGAGCATTCAGACACACCTGCACGCTTGCAG CGGTGAAGCTGCTGAGCTCTCTGGTGGGTGTGGCTCTCAGTCTGAGCGTTGGGATTGAAAACAGTCAGAAACTGTATGATGTGCAAAGGGCAAAGACGGCGAGACAAAAAAGCACACAACATCTGGAGAGGATACAGAAGAAGATCACAGAG TCGCAGGAGAGGCGGGCAGAGATTGAAAGCATGTTGGatgtcatttttaaagcagtttttctGAAGCGATATCG TGATGTTCTCCCAGAAATTCGCTCTATCTGTATGGAGGAGTTGGGTTTGTGGATGAAGCTCTACAGTTCTGTGTTTCTTAATGATAGTTACCTCAAATATATGGGCTGGATGATGAACGACAAG ATACCAGATGTGCGTCTCAAGTGTGTGTTAGGTCTGCAGGGCCTGTATGCAGATCCCCTACTGCTGCCTAAACTTGATCTGTTCACCACTCGCTTCAAG GAGCGGATGATCTCCATGACGCTGGATAAGGACAGTGAGGTGGCGGTGCAAACCATGAAACTACTGGTACTTGTTTCCAa ATCATCTGATGATGTGCTCACTCCAGAGGATTATAAGCAGCTTCTCCAGCTAGTTTACTCCTCCCAGCGCCCTCTTGCGGCCACTGCAGGAGAGCTGCTCTTCTCAAG GCTTCTCCATGCCGTAGTCCCTGCATCTGATTCTCAGGATGAAACGAATGAAGAGGAAGCACACAGACAACAAACATTTGCCAGGCTGAAAGCTCTGCTGCAGTTCTATCAGGAGTCtgag TTGCACAAGCACGTCGTGTACCTGGTGGACAGTCTGTGGGACTGTGGTGGAGCTCTGCTGAAGGATTGGCCCACAGTCACATCTGCACTGCTGCAGGACCCCTCCCCAAACAGACAAG gTTTTACACCCGCTGAACAAGCAGTGCTTGTGGAGATCCTGGTTGCGTCTGCACGTCAGGCCTCAGAGGGACCGGTGCTGGCCGGGAGGAGCGGAGCAAAGAAG GTGATGAAtgcaagagaaaagaaaactcagACAGATGACTGTCTTAAGCTCACTGAGCATCTTCTTACGATGCTTCCCAAGTTACTCTCTAAG TTTTCATCTAGCGGGGACATCGTTGCCGCCCTGATCAGGATTCCTCAGTACTTTCTGCCTGAGTGTCCAGAAGCTGAAAACACGCAG GTAGTTTCCAGCCTGATGGCGGAGATGGCTGCTGTTTTGGACCTCCACTCGGGCCCTGCAGTCCTGGAAGCAGCGGCCCGAACATACCTCAGTCTGTGTGCAGAAGGGGCAGCCTGGAGCTCTGCAGCCAGAGCCGCCAGAGACTCTCTGGTCCAGCGATGGGTGGGCCAGCTGACAGAACTGCTGGAGGACTCGCTCAGG GGCGGCAGTTTCTCTGCTGATGAGGAGAAGCTCAAAGAAATCGTAGCAATGCTGAAGAAACTCAGAGCTTTTCACAA CTGTCATGACCTCAGTCAGTGGAGTGTGTTTGATCTGCTGTCTCCTCTGCTGTCAGTGGAGAGCAGCCAGGGAGGAGCGCCGCCCGAG GTGCTGGAGGAGGTGCTGCAGTGCTTGTCCTTCATCATGCTCTGGTCTCTCAACACGAGCAGTGAAACTCTAACCAGCAGA gagAAGGCTGTGGCCCAGAGGCTCCAGCTGCGTCTCTTCTGTGAGAGGAGTCATCACTGCCTTTCCCACTGCAACCACAGCGTGAGGATTCAG GCTTTTCTGGGCGTGTGTGACGTCCTGACAGCTCATTCGTACCAGCTGCACATGTGGGATCCCACCTGCTTTGGTCCACTGCTGTACACACCCAGTCCCAAACTGCAGAGGGCACTGTTGGCCTTTGTATGCTCGCACGTCTTTGCTGGCCTGGATTGTGACAGCCAGAGCAAGG TCAGTGAAAACTCTGAGGTGGACAGGCTGGAGGACCttcacagaagaagaaatatgCTCGCAGCCTTCTGTAAGCTGATCGTACACGGAGTGCTGGAGATGAGCACGGCAGCTGAGGTCTTCATGTACTACATGAAG TATTACAGTGACTTTGGAGACATCATCAAGGAGACAATGTGCAGGACACGGCAGATAGATAAAATCGAGAGTGCTCGTTCTCTGGTGCTCTGTTTGCAGCAG CTGTTTGTGCGCCTTAAGCGTGAGCAAGATAGCGGTGGCAGGGCTCACCCAGGAGTCCAGACTTTCACCAGCATTAAAGAGCTGGCCAGGCGATTTGCTCTCACTTTTGGGGACGTTGTCAAGTTTCGTGAATGCGTTGTCATGATACACAG GAATGGCATAGAGTTTGTGTTCCAAGAATTTAATCAGTCTCCAGGCACAACTACACCACCGTATCTCTCCTATCTGACCATCCTCAGCGAGTTCTCCAGCAAACTGCTTAAACCAGACAAGAAGACAGT GCTCTCCTATCTGCAGAAGCACACTGCTGAATATATAATTGACCTCAGGGAGGAGTGCTGGCAGCCACTTATCTATTATCGTGCATCTTTACTGGCTGCAGCTGAAGCAGAAGATGCTGTATCATACGTTAGCTCAGACAGGAGGCCCAATCTACACAATCGCTCTCCTTTCTCCAAACAGAAACCAGAAG TGAGCAAGTCACCGTGTCCATTTAGTCCGGTTGACTCCAAAGTTAGTAAAGGTCATAGACTGGGTACCAGTCCAAG TCATCAGGAGAAGATGGGTGATGCAGATCCATTCTCTGTCCCCCTGGAGCCTCCAGCGAAAAGCCTCAACACTGAAGGATCTGTCCTCAGTATCACCAACGAGCCAGATGATGGCACGGTGGAGGTTGAGCTTTAA
- the si:ch211-269e2.1 gene encoding cohesin subunit SA-2 isoform X3, with translation MPCSFFIQCSGCKGVVTAEMCQSKEDSEITSKMVEELDEAAGLQYKKFLAFPWILTVTWPLDTDSAEYPLVQSGAYGRWFHSEFCDFVSVLVAQGQDSVIFDSYLMNTLISLLTELSDSYVRAFRHTCTLAAVKLLSSLVGVALSLSVGIENSQKLYDVQRAKTARQKSTQHLERIQKKITESQERRAEIESMLDVIFKAVFLKRYRDVLPEIRSICMEELGLWMKLYSSVFLNDSYLKYMGWMMNDKIPDVRLKCVLGLQGLYADPLLLPKLDLFTTRFKERMISMTLDKDSEVAVQTMKLLVLVSKSSDDVLTPEDYKQLLQLVYSSQRPLAATAGELLFSRLLHAVVPASDSQDETNEEEAHRQQTFARLKALLQFYQESELHKHVVYLVDSLWDCGGALLKDWPTVTSALLQDPSPNRQGFTPAEQAVLVEILVASARQASEGPVLAGRSGAKKCVLQVMNAREKKTQTDDCLKLTEHLLTMLPKLLSKFSSSGDIVAALIRIPQYFLPECPEAENTQVVSSLMAEMAAVLDLHSGPAVLEAAARTYLSLCAEGAAWSSAARAARDSLVQRWVGQLTELLEDSLRGGSFSADEEKLKEIVAMLKKLRAFHNCHDLSQWSVFDLLSPLLSVESSQGGAPPEVLEEVLQCLSFIMLWSLNTSSETLTSREKAVAQRLQLRLFCERSHHCLSHCNHSVRIQAFLGVCDVLTAHSYQLHMWDPTCFGPLLYTPSPKLQRALLAFVCSHVFAGLDCDSQSKVSENSEVDRLEDLHRRRNMLAAFCKLIVHGVLEMSTAAEVFMYYMKYYSDFGDIIKETMCRTRQIDKIESARSLVLCLQQLFVRLKREQDSGGRAHPGVQTFTSIKELARRFALTFGDVVKFRECVVMIHRNGIEFVFQEFNQSPGTTTPPYLSYLTILSEFSSKLLKPDKKTVLSYLQKHTAEYIIDLREECWQPLIYYRASLLAAAEAEDAVSYVSSDRRPNLHNRSPFSKQKPEVSKSPCPFSPVDSKVSKGHRLGTSPSHQEKMGDADPFSVPLEPPAKSLNTEGSVLSITNEPDDGTVEVEL, from the exons ATGCCATGCAG CTTCTTCATCCAGTGCTCCGGGTGCAAAG gtGTGGTCACAGCAGAAATGTGTCAGAGCAAAGAAGACAGTGAAATCACGAGTAAGATGGTTGAGGAGCTGGATGAG GCTGCTGGTCTGCAGTATAAGAAGTTTCTGGCTTTTCCATGGATCCTCACAGTCACATGGCCTCTGGATACA GATAGTGCGGAGTATCCTCTCGTGCAGTCCGGAGCGTATGGCCGCTGGtttcactctgagttctgtgACTTCGTCTCGGTGCTGGTGGCTCAGGGTCAGGACAGCGTCATCTTCGACAGCTACCTGATGAACACCCTCATCTCGCTGCTTACCGAGCTGTCAGACTCGTACGTCCGAGCATTCAGACACACCTGCACGCTTGCAG CGGTGAAGCTGCTGAGCTCTCTGGTGGGTGTGGCTCTCAGTCTGAGCGTTGGGATTGAAAACAGTCAGAAACTGTATGATGTGCAAAGGGCAAAGACGGCGAGACAAAAAAGCACACAACATCTGGAGAGGATACAGAAGAAGATCACAGAG TCGCAGGAGAGGCGGGCAGAGATTGAAAGCATGTTGGatgtcatttttaaagcagtttttctGAAGCGATATCG TGATGTTCTCCCAGAAATTCGCTCTATCTGTATGGAGGAGTTGGGTTTGTGGATGAAGCTCTACAGTTCTGTGTTTCTTAATGATAGTTACCTCAAATATATGGGCTGGATGATGAACGACAAG ATACCAGATGTGCGTCTCAAGTGTGTGTTAGGTCTGCAGGGCCTGTATGCAGATCCCCTACTGCTGCCTAAACTTGATCTGTTCACCACTCGCTTCAAG GAGCGGATGATCTCCATGACGCTGGATAAGGACAGTGAGGTGGCGGTGCAAACCATGAAACTACTGGTACTTGTTTCCAa ATCATCTGATGATGTGCTCACTCCAGAGGATTATAAGCAGCTTCTCCAGCTAGTTTACTCCTCCCAGCGCCCTCTTGCGGCCACTGCAGGAGAGCTGCTCTTCTCAAG GCTTCTCCATGCCGTAGTCCCTGCATCTGATTCTCAGGATGAAACGAATGAAGAGGAAGCACACAGACAACAAACATTTGCCAGGCTGAAAGCTCTGCTGCAGTTCTATCAGGAGTCtgag TTGCACAAGCACGTCGTGTACCTGGTGGACAGTCTGTGGGACTGTGGTGGAGCTCTGCTGAAGGATTGGCCCACAGTCACATCTGCACTGCTGCAGGACCCCTCCCCAAACAGACAAG gTTTTACACCCGCTGAACAAGCAGTGCTTGTGGAGATCCTGGTTGCGTCTGCACGTCAGGCCTCAGAGGGACCGGTGCTGGCCGGGAGGAGCGGAGCAAAGAAG TGTGTGTTACAGGTGATGAAtgcaagagaaaagaaaactcagACAGATGACTGTCTTAAGCTCACTGAGCATCTTCTTACGATGCTTCCCAAGTTACTCTCTAAG TTTTCATCTAGCGGGGACATCGTTGCCGCCCTGATCAGGATTCCTCAGTACTTTCTGCCTGAGTGTCCAGAAGCTGAAAACACGCAG GTAGTTTCCAGCCTGATGGCGGAGATGGCTGCTGTTTTGGACCTCCACTCGGGCCCTGCAGTCCTGGAAGCAGCGGCCCGAACATACCTCAGTCTGTGTGCAGAAGGGGCAGCCTGGAGCTCTGCAGCCAGAGCCGCCAGAGACTCTCTGGTCCAGCGATGGGTGGGCCAGCTGACAGAACTGCTGGAGGACTCGCTCAGG GGCGGCAGTTTCTCTGCTGATGAGGAGAAGCTCAAAGAAATCGTAGCAATGCTGAAGAAACTCAGAGCTTTTCACAA CTGTCATGACCTCAGTCAGTGGAGTGTGTTTGATCTGCTGTCTCCTCTGCTGTCAGTGGAGAGCAGCCAGGGAGGAGCGCCGCCCGAG GTGCTGGAGGAGGTGCTGCAGTGCTTGTCCTTCATCATGCTCTGGTCTCTCAACACGAGCAGTGAAACTCTAACCAGCAGA gagAAGGCTGTGGCCCAGAGGCTCCAGCTGCGTCTCTTCTGTGAGAGGAGTCATCACTGCCTTTCCCACTGCAACCACAGCGTGAGGATTCAG GCTTTTCTGGGCGTGTGTGACGTCCTGACAGCTCATTCGTACCAGCTGCACATGTGGGATCCCACCTGCTTTGGTCCACTGCTGTACACACCCAGTCCCAAACTGCAGAGGGCACTGTTGGCCTTTGTATGCTCGCACGTCTTTGCTGGCCTGGATTGTGACAGCCAGAGCAAGG TCAGTGAAAACTCTGAGGTGGACAGGCTGGAGGACCttcacagaagaagaaatatgCTCGCAGCCTTCTGTAAGCTGATCGTACACGGAGTGCTGGAGATGAGCACGGCAGCTGAGGTCTTCATGTACTACATGAAG TATTACAGTGACTTTGGAGACATCATCAAGGAGACAATGTGCAGGACACGGCAGATAGATAAAATCGAGAGTGCTCGTTCTCTGGTGCTCTGTTTGCAGCAG CTGTTTGTGCGCCTTAAGCGTGAGCAAGATAGCGGTGGCAGGGCTCACCCAGGAGTCCAGACTTTCACCAGCATTAAAGAGCTGGCCAGGCGATTTGCTCTCACTTTTGGGGACGTTGTCAAGTTTCGTGAATGCGTTGTCATGATACACAG GAATGGCATAGAGTTTGTGTTCCAAGAATTTAATCAGTCTCCAGGCACAACTACACCACCGTATCTCTCCTATCTGACCATCCTCAGCGAGTTCTCCAGCAAACTGCTTAAACCAGACAAGAAGACAGT GCTCTCCTATCTGCAGAAGCACACTGCTGAATATATAATTGACCTCAGGGAGGAGTGCTGGCAGCCACTTATCTATTATCGTGCATCTTTACTGGCTGCAGCTGAAGCAGAAGATGCTGTATCATACGTTAGCTCAGACAGGAGGCCCAATCTACACAATCGCTCTCCTTTCTCCAAACAGAAACCAGAAG TGAGCAAGTCACCGTGTCCATTTAGTCCGGTTGACTCCAAAGTTAGTAAAGGTCATAGACTGGGTACCAGTCCAAG TCATCAGGAGAAGATGGGTGATGCAGATCCATTCTCTGTCCCCCTGGAGCCTCCAGCGAAAAGCCTCAACACTGAAGGATCTGTCCTCAGTATCACCAACGAGCCAGATGATGGCACGGTGGAGGTTGAGCTTTAA